A region from the Pseudomonas sp. Teo4 genome encodes:
- a CDS encoding efflux RND transporter permease subunit, whose amino-acid sequence MKGSFNLSEWALRHQSFVWYLMFVGLLMGIFSYFNLGREEDPSFTIKTMVIQTRWPGATQDETLYQVTDRIEKKLEELDSLDYTKSYTRPGESTVYVYLRDTTKAKDIPDIWYQVRKKIQDIRGQFPQGIQGPGFNDEFGDVFGSIYAFTADGLTLRQLRDYVEQARAEVRDVPNIGKIELVGTQDEVLYLNFSTRKLAALGIDQRQVMQALQSQNAVTPAGVIEAGPERISLRTTGQFASEKDLETVNLRINDRFFRLADIADIERGYVDPPSPMFRYNGQTAIGLAIGMKAGGNIEVFGAALKKRMDQVVTDLPVGVGVHTVSDQAVVVRQAVGGFTSALFEAVVIVLGVSFVSLGVRAGLVVACSIPLVLAMVFVFMEYSGITMQRISLGALIIALGLLVDDAMITVEVMVTRLEMGESKEQAATFAYTSTAFPMLTGTLVTVAGFVPIGLNASSAGEYTYTLFAVIAVALIVSWVVAVFFAPVLGVHILSSKVKAHEAEPGRLGKAFENGLLWCMRNRWLTIIGTVLLFVLAIFCERFVQNQFFPSSDRPEILVDLNLPQNASIEETRKVVDRLEARIKDDPDLVHWSTYIGQGAIRFYLPLDQQLQNPYYAQLVIVSKGFEERQGMMERLQKLLREEFVGIGTNVQSLEMGPPVGRPIQYRVSGPDIDQVRRHAIDLATLLDSNEHIGEMIYDWNEPGKVMRIEIAQDKARQLGLSSEDVANVMNSIVSGVQITQVNDNIYLVNVVARAEDSERGSPDTLQNLQIVSPNGTSIPLLAFATVRYELEQPLVWRRDRKPTITIKSSVTGDIQPTDLVTQLKPSIDEFISKLPAGYEVATGGTVEESAKAQGPIRKVIPLMLFLMATFLMIQLHSVQKLFLVVSVAPLGLIGVIIALVPTGTPMGFVAILGILALAGIIIRNSVILVTQIDEFEAQGFSPWDAVVEATNHRRRPILLTAAAASLGMIPIAREVFWGPMAYAMIGGIIVATLLTLLFLPALYVAWYKIREPENTSKTQH is encoded by the coding sequence ATGAAAGGAAGCTTCAACCTGTCCGAATGGGCGCTCAGGCACCAATCCTTCGTGTGGTACCTGATGTTCGTCGGGCTGCTGATGGGGATCTTTTCGTACTTCAACCTCGGGCGTGAGGAAGACCCGTCCTTCACCATCAAGACCATGGTGATCCAGACCCGCTGGCCAGGTGCGACCCAGGACGAAACGCTGTACCAGGTCACCGACCGCATCGAGAAGAAGCTCGAAGAGCTCGACTCCCTCGATTACACCAAGAGTTATACCCGCCCCGGTGAATCCACGGTCTATGTCTACTTGCGCGACACCACCAAGGCCAAGGACATCCCGGACATCTGGTACCAGGTGCGCAAGAAGATCCAGGACATTCGCGGTCAGTTCCCGCAAGGCATCCAGGGCCCTGGTTTCAACGATGAGTTCGGCGATGTGTTCGGCTCGATCTACGCCTTTACCGCCGACGGCCTGACCCTGCGCCAACTGCGCGACTATGTGGAACAGGCCAGGGCCGAGGTCCGCGATGTACCCAACATCGGCAAGATCGAGTTGGTCGGCACCCAGGACGAAGTGCTGTACCTGAACTTCTCGACCCGCAAGCTGGCGGCGTTGGGTATCGACCAGCGCCAGGTCATGCAGGCCTTGCAATCGCAGAACGCCGTGACGCCGGCCGGGGTGATCGAGGCCGGTCCCGAGCGTATTTCGTTGCGCACCACCGGGCAGTTCGCCTCCGAGAAAGATCTGGAAACCGTCAACCTGCGCATCAACGACCGCTTCTTCCGTCTGGCGGATATCGCCGATATCGAACGTGGGTATGTCGACCCACCTTCACCCATGTTCCGCTACAACGGCCAGACCGCCATCGGCCTCGCCATCGGCATGAAAGCGGGCGGCAATATTGAGGTGTTCGGCGCGGCGCTGAAAAAGCGGATGGATCAGGTCGTCACCGACTTGCCGGTTGGGGTGGGTGTGCACACGGTGTCCGACCAGGCGGTCGTGGTGAGGCAGGCGGTAGGTGGCTTTACCAGCGCACTGTTCGAGGCCGTGGTGATCGTGCTGGGGGTGAGCTTCGTCAGCCTGGGCGTTCGCGCTGGCCTGGTGGTGGCTTGCTCGATCCCGTTGGTGCTGGCCATGGTCTTCGTGTTCATGGAGTACAGCGGCATCACCATGCAGCGGATTTCGCTGGGGGCGCTGATCATCGCCCTGGGCCTGCTGGTGGACGATGCGATGATCACCGTGGAGGTCATGGTGACACGGCTGGAGATGGGCGAGAGCAAGGAACAGGCGGCGACGTTCGCCTATACCTCGACCGCCTTCCCGATGCTGACCGGTACCTTGGTGACCGTGGCCGGTTTCGTGCCTATCGGGCTCAACGCCAGTTCGGCGGGTGAATACACTTACACCCTGTTTGCCGTGATTGCCGTGGCGTTGATCGTGTCGTGGGTGGTGGCGGTGTTCTTCGCGCCTGTGCTGGGGGTACATATTCTCAGCAGCAAGGTCAAAGCCCATGAGGCCGAGCCAGGACGGTTGGGCAAGGCCTTTGAAAATGGCCTGCTGTGGTGCATGCGCAACCGCTGGCTGACCATCATCGGCACCGTGCTGTTGTTCGTGCTGGCCATCTTCTGCGAGCGTTTCGTCCAGAACCAGTTCTTCCCCTCATCGGACCGCCCGGAAATCCTGGTCGATCTGAACCTGCCGCAGAATGCCTCGATCGAAGAAACCCGCAAGGTGGTCGACCGGCTGGAGGCCAGGATCAAGGACGACCCGGACCTCGTGCACTGGAGCACCTACATTGGCCAGGGCGCCATCCGCTTCTACCTGCCCCTCGACCAGCAATTGCAGAACCCGTATTACGCCCAGCTGGTGATCGTCAGCAAAGGGTTCGAAGAACGCCAGGGCATGATGGAGCGTCTGCAGAAACTGCTGCGCGAAGAGTTCGTCGGCATCGGCACCAACGTCCAGTCGCTGGAAATGGGCCCGCCGGTGGGACGGCCGATCCAGTACCGGGTCAGCGGCCCGGACATCGACCAGGTGCGCAGGCATGCCATCGACCTGGCGACGCTGCTCGACAGCAACGAGCACATTGGCGAAATGATCTACGACTGGAACGAGCCCGGTAAGGTGATGCGCATCGAGATCGCCCAGGACAAGGCCCGCCAGCTTGGGCTGTCGTCCGAGGACGTGGCAAATGTGATGAACAGCATCGTCAGCGGCGTGCAGATCACCCAGGTCAACGACAATATCTACCTGGTGAACGTGGTGGCACGCGCCGAAGACAGCGAGCGTGGTTCACCCGACACCCTGCAGAACCTGCAGATCGTCAGCCCCAACGGCACCTCGATTCCGCTGCTGGCCTTCGCCACCGTACGCTACGAGCTGGAGCAACCGCTGGTGTGGCGCCGCGACCGCAAGCCGACCATCACCATCAAGTCGTCGGTTACCGGTGACATCCAGCCGACCGACCTGGTGACCCAGCTCAAGCCAAGCATCGACGAGTTCATCAGCAAGCTGCCGGCCGGTTATGAAGTGGCCACTGGCGGTACGGTGGAGGAGAGTGCCAAGGCGCAAGGGCCGATTCGAAAAGTCATTCCGCTGATGCTGTTCCTGATGGCGACCTTCCTGATGATCCAGCTGCACAGCGTGCAGAAGCTGTTCCTGGTGGTGAGCGTGGCGCCGCTGGGGCTCATTGGCGTCATCATTGCCCTGGTGCCCACGGGCACACCCATGGGCTTCGTGGCGATCCTGGGGATTCTCGCCCTGGCCGGTATCATCATTCGCAACTCGGTGATTCTGGTGACCCAGATCGACGAGTTCGAAGCGCAGGGCTTCTCGCCCTGGGATGCCGTGGTGGAGGCCACCAACCATCGTCGCCGGCCGATTCTGCTGACTGCCGCTGCCGCGAGCCTGGGCATGATCCCCATTGCCCGAGAGGTGTTCTGGGGCCCCATGGCTTACGCCATGATCGGCGGCATCATCGTTGCCACGCTGCTGACGCTGCTGTTCCTGCCCGCGTTGTATGTGGCCTGGTACAAGATCCGCGAGCCGGAAAACACTTCCAAAACCCAACACTGA
- the oscA gene encoding sulfur starvation response protein OscA: MSASLRSIDGQDEATILREIQSALRDLRFGAVEITVHNAQVVQIERKEKFRLQQPGNKSG, from the coding sequence ATGAGTGCATCTCTGCGTAGCATCGACGGTCAGGACGAAGCCACCATTCTGCGTGAGATCCAGAGCGCCTTGCGCGATCTGCGTTTCGGTGCGGTGGAGATTACCGTGCACAACGCTCAGGTCGTGCAGATCGAGCGCAAGGAGAAGTTCCGCCTGCAGCAGCCCGGCAACAAGTCCGGCTGA
- a CDS encoding sulfate ABC transporter substrate-binding protein has protein sequence MSIRRYALAALASAVFAGSAIAKDYELLNVSYDPTRELYQQYNAEFIKHWQQAHPDDKVKIQQSHGGSGKQGRAVIDGLRADVVTLALAGDIDEIAKLGKTLPEDWQKRLPDASTPYTSTIVFLVRKGNPKGIKDWGDLIKKDVSVITPNPKTSGGARWNFLAAWAYGLKTGGSEDKAKAYVQELFKHVPVLDTGARGSTITFVNNGQGDVLLAWENEAFLALKEDGGSDKFEIVVPSLSILAEPPVAVVDKNAQKKGNEQIAEEYLKHLYSPAGQKIAAENFYRPRDAKVAAEFGKQFPKLDLVTIDKDFGGWKTAQPKFFNDGGVFDQIYQAQ, from the coding sequence ATGTCCATCCGCCGTTATGCGCTCGCCGCCCTGGCCAGTGCTGTTTTTGCCGGTTCCGCCATCGCCAAGGACTACGAACTGCTGAACGTGTCCTACGACCCGACCCGTGAGCTGTACCAGCAGTACAACGCCGAATTCATCAAGCACTGGCAGCAAGCTCACCCGGACGACAAGGTGAAGATCCAGCAATCTCACGGTGGCTCGGGCAAACAGGGCCGCGCCGTGATCGACGGCCTGCGCGCCGACGTGGTGACCCTGGCCCTGGCCGGCGACATCGACGAAATCGCCAAGCTCGGCAAGACCCTGCCCGAGGACTGGCAGAAGCGCCTGCCAGACGCCAGCACCCCGTACACCTCGACCATCGTGTTCCTGGTGCGCAAGGGCAACCCGAAAGGCATCAAGGACTGGGGCGACCTGATCAAGAAGGATGTCTCGGTCATCACCCCCAACCCGAAAACCTCCGGCGGTGCCCGCTGGAACTTCCTGGCCGCCTGGGCCTATGGCCTGAAAACCGGTGGTAGCGAAGACAAGGCCAAGGCGTACGTGCAGGAGCTGTTCAAGCACGTTCCGGTACTGGACACCGGCGCCCGTGGCTCGACCATCACCTTCGTCAACAACGGGCAAGGCGATGTGTTGCTGGCCTGGGAAAACGAAGCCTTCCTGGCGCTGAAGGAAGACGGTGGCAGCGACAAGTTTGAAATCGTCGTGCCGTCGCTGTCGATCCTTGCCGAGCCGCCAGTGGCCGTGGTCGACAAGAACGCCCAGAAAAAGGGTAACGAGCAGATCGCCGAGGAGTACCTCAAGCACCTGTACAGCCCGGCTGGCCAGAAGATCGCCGCGGAAAACTTCTACCGCCCTCGTGACGCGAAGGTCGCCGCCGAATTCGGTAAGCAATTCCCGAAACTGGACCTGGTGACCATCGACAAGGACTTTGGTGGCTGGAAGACTGCACAGCCCAAGTTCTTCAATGACGGCGGTGTGTTCGACCAGATCTATCAGGCACAGTGA
- a CDS encoding efflux RND transporter periplasmic adaptor subunit translates to MKRLLLVPLASLLLTGCGGEEEVPEPIRPVLSVKVEPLEQSQLGRFAGSIQARFESTLGFRVSGRIARRWLDVGAQVKPGDTLATLDPTDQQNQLRAAEGDLAKVQAQWINAQADARRQQQLYDRGVGAKAQLDIAQTNLKTTGAALEQARSAVSQARDQLDYSTLRTDHAAVITAWQAEAGQTITAGQAVVTLARPDVKEAVIDLPISLADQLSKGLTFTVASQLDPTINTTATLRELEPQADATTRTRRARLTLASTPAAFHLGTAISVTLTSAVTPRSELPRSALLERDGKPQVWVIDPQQKTVSVRDVKLIERTDNTIVLAAGVQPGERVVTAGVNSLKPGQKVAFDEDAQ, encoded by the coding sequence ATGAAGCGCTTGCTGCTAGTGCCTTTGGCCAGCCTGCTGCTTACCGGTTGCGGCGGTGAGGAGGAAGTGCCCGAACCGATTCGGCCGGTGCTGTCGGTCAAGGTCGAGCCGCTGGAGCAGTCCCAGCTCGGGCGTTTTGCTGGCAGCATCCAGGCACGCTTCGAAAGCACCTTGGGCTTTCGTGTTTCCGGTCGCATTGCCCGGCGCTGGCTGGACGTTGGCGCCCAGGTAAAGCCAGGCGATACCCTGGCCACGCTCGACCCGACCGACCAGCAGAACCAGCTGCGTGCCGCCGAGGGTGACCTGGCCAAGGTTCAAGCCCAATGGATCAACGCCCAGGCGGACGCACGCCGTCAGCAGCAGCTGTACGATCGCGGCGTCGGCGCCAAGGCGCAACTGGACATCGCCCAGACCAACCTGAAGACCACTGGAGCTGCCCTTGAGCAAGCGCGTTCGGCAGTCAGCCAGGCCCGTGACCAGCTCGACTACAGCACCTTGCGCACCGACCACGCGGCAGTGATCACCGCCTGGCAGGCCGAAGCCGGGCAGACCATCACCGCAGGCCAAGCCGTGGTGACCCTGGCCCGACCAGACGTCAAGGAAGCGGTCATCGACTTGCCGATCAGCTTGGCCGACCAGCTCAGCAAGGGCCTGACCTTCACCGTTGCCTCTCAGCTAGACCCCACCATCAACACCACCGCCACCCTGCGCGAACTGGAGCCTCAGGCAGACGCCACCACCCGTACCCGACGCGCACGCCTCACCTTGGCCAGCACACCGGCCGCCTTCCATCTGGGCACTGCAATCAGCGTAACCCTGACGTCGGCGGTCACCCCCCGCAGCGAACTGCCCCGAAGCGCGTTGCTCGAGCGCGATGGCAAGCCCCAGGTCTGGGTGATCGACCCGCAGCAAAAGACCGTGTCTGTTCGGGACGTCAAGCTGATCGAGCGTACCGACAACACCATCGTCCTGGCCGCAGGCGTGCAGCCTGGCGAGCGGGTCGTCACGGCGGGCGTGAACAGTCTCAAGCCTGGCCAGAAGGTCGCCTTCGATGAGGACGCGCAATGA